TCGGCGATTTCGAAGCCGCGTTCGTGCAAGCCGAGAATTCCTCTGCCAAACCAGGCGTAGAGGCGGCGGGATTGTCCGACCTCAACACCTGAGTTCACGCATCACGGGTTCGGGCGCCGGTGAACGTTGTCGTTCAACGGCGCCCGTGGCCGAACGATGGGCAGGTCTGACGCGGCGACGGAGCGCTGTTGGTCGTGCAGGTTAAATGGATGCACGCAAGCTGGGTTCGATGTTCAATCGATGTAATTTGACATAATATAAATTAGCACCAGAACGCCTGTAACGGCCATTTAGTAATGTCTGGTTTGGGGGTGCGGCGGAATTCTTGGACTATTTGGGAGCTAGTCCATGTACTCGTACGAAGACCGCATCCGAGCGGTCAAGCTCTACCTGAAGCTTGGAAAGCGGCTTACAGCGACCGTTCGTCAATTAGGCTATCCGACAACGAAGTCTCTCGAACGTTGGTATCACACGTACGAGCGATGTCTGGATTTGCCGAAGGAACGTATTTGCCTGAGGCCGCGCTATTCGGAAGAACAAAAGAAGGCGGCCACAGACCACTATATGAGCCATGGCCAGTGTCTGGCTGCAACGACGAAAGCGTTGGGGTATCCGGGACGCGGGACGCTTGTCGCCTGGCTTGACGAGTTGCATCCCGAGCGAACGAAACGCGTTCTCGGGAAGGCTTCGGGTATTCGGCATACACCAGAGCGCAGGCGGACAGCGGTCATCGATCTGTGCACTCGACGCGAAAGCGCAGAGGAAGTTGCTAAAAAGATTGGCGTGAGCCGCCCAACGCTGTACAACTGGAGAAATCGGTTACTCGGTCAGGAGGTTGCTTCAATCATGATACGCCGCAACGATCCGCCGGAGAGCTCCGAGAAAGCGACGCTGGAGCAGCAGGTCGAATCACTCCGACGAGACATCCGGAAGCTCCAGATCGAACACGACATCCTGAAGAAGGCCAATGAAATAATAAAAAAAGGCCTGGGCGTCGACCCGCAACTCCTGACGAATCGGGAGAAGACAATGCTGGTTGATGCCCTGAAACAGACCTACACGCTGCCGGAGCTTTTTGCGGAATTGGGGCTCGCCCGTAGCTCCTACTTCTATCACCGGGCACGGATACAGACTGCCGACAAGTACGCTCGTGTACGCCTTGCCATCGCAGATATCTTCGAGCTCAATCACCGCTGCTATGGATATCGCCGGGTGCGCGCGGCACTTGGCAGGCAGAAAGTCTTCATCTCGGAGAAGGTCGTTCGGCGCCTGATGAAGCAGGAGCAGCTAAGCGCGGCCACAACGAGGCGACGACGATACGGCTCCTACGCTGGAGAAATAGGTCCGGCTCCCGAGAACCTTATCAACCGCGATTTCCGGGCAGCAGCACCGAATGAAAAGTGGCTCACAGACATCACGGAGTTCCAGATTCCTGCCGGTAAAGTCTATCTGGCGCCGGTTATTGATTGCTTCGATGGGCTTGTGATCAGTTGGTCGATCAGTACGCGACCAGACGCCGAGCTTGTGAACACGATGCTCGATGCCGCCATCGACGCAATCGGTAGTAGCAGTAGCCGACCTGTTGTCCATTCAGATCGCGGTGCGCATTATCGCTGGCCAGGCTGGCTTACCCGGATACGTGAGGCCAATCTGATTCGCTCAATGTCGCGCAAGGGCTGCTCGCCCGATAACGCGGCGTGCGAAGGCTTCTTTGGACGACTGAAAACGGAACTGTTTTACTCCCGGGACTGGCAGACCGTCAGCACCGACCAGTTCATTGAGGTCGTCGACTCGTACATTCGCTGGTACAACGAGAAACGGATCAAGATCTCGCTTGGCGCACTCAGTCCGATCGAATACCGGGAGAGCCTCGGGCTCACGACATAAACCAGTCCAAGAATTCCGCCGCACCCCCGACACGGCGGCCAACCGTCGCCTGATCCATGAGTATGTGGTCTGTCTTTGACATCGAACGATCGCGCAATTTTTCTTTCGATCGCGGCTTCGGCACGTGCCGTCGGATCGCCGGCTGCATCTGCTTGAACGAAACGCCTGTGGTGTTGCCATGATCGGAACGATCGTGTCAGTTTTTCTAAAGAAAGGCGTTAATTTAAGTGGTTTGTCCGCATGGTTTAGAGAACTGTATCCTTCGCGTGACAGAAAGGATAAAAGAATGACAAGGCTCAAATGCTCACGCATCGCACTCATTGGCCCAGGGGCAATCGGCACCACCGTGGCTGCCGCACTGCATGAGGTTGGACGCACACCCGCACTCTTCGGCCGCACCGCTCACGAACGGCTGGTATTGCATTTCGAAGGCGGTTCCATCAGCGTGCCGGGACCGGTGAAAACCGACCCCGCCGATGTCGCGCATGAGTTCGATCTCGTTTTCGTGGCGGTCAAGTCGACCCAGATCGAAACCGCCGCACCATGGCTTGCCGCATTGTGCAGCGAGAAAACGGTTGTCTGTGTGCTGCAAAACGGCGTCGAACAGCAAGCCCTGTTTGCGCCTCACGTGCCAGGCTGCCCGGTGCTGCCATCGGTGGTGTGGTTTCCCGCCCAGCGCGAGCCGGACGCATCGGTGTGGCTGCGCGCCGAACCGCGCATCACCCTACCCGACACCCCTCACACCGGCCTCGTGCTGGCGGCGTTGCGCGACACGCGCTGCGCGGTCGATGTAGCGGCGGACTTCACTTCCCTGACATGGCGAAAGCTTTTGCAAAACGCGGTCGCTGGACTGATGGTGCTCACGGGCCGCCGCTCCGGCATGTTTTCCCGCGCCGATATTACCGCGCTATCGCTTGCCTATCTCCGCGAATGTCTCGCGGTCGCACGCGCGCAAGGAGCTACCCTCGATGACGACGTTGCGCAGCAGATTGTCGACGCGTTTCATCGTTCGCCCGCCGATCTCGGCACCTCGATTCTCGCCGACCGCAAAGCGGGCCGACCGCTCGAATGGGACAGCCGTAACGCGGTCGTGCAGCGACGTGCGCGCTTGCACGGCATTGCCACTCCGATCAGCGATTTCGTGGTGCCGCTTCTCGCGGCGGCGAGCGACGGTCCTGGCTAAGATACCGCCGTGCCCCTAAACGGCGTGCTTCATGTGCAACGGCGCAGAGCTCTTCGAATTCCGGCAGTCGGGCAATGTCTGCACACCTGAGCACGTGGCCGCTATTCGGTTTCATCACGGTTGTCCTTCACTCCAGTTCCTGCAACTGCTGATGCAATACCTCGACGCGTTGCAGATGCGCGCTGCCGCGCTCGCGCAGACGTTCCGCCACCAGCGAGCAGATCAGATTGACGATGGCGGCGATCCGCTCACTTCAAGGGCAACTTCGCAGATCGCTGTTCGCTGCAGGGCGCGAGCGTGACAGGCGGGACGGACGAATCGCTGGTCACACAGTCGATGTTCTGGCCGGCGCTCCTCGGCGAACGGTGCTTGCAGATGGATCGTGCGCACACGTTCGAGCCGGACGCAGCGCCGCTCGTCACGCATACGTTTCAACATATTCCCGGATGGCGGCGTCTCGCGCCTGCGACTCTTCGGCCACGCGGAACAATGATGCGACGCGATCGGGCCGAGCGCTCGATCGCGGTGCCACCATCACGCACCGAACGCGTACGTTGGTCACCGGAATCGGCCATTCCGTGATGTCTGGTTCGGGCCAGGTCAGGATGTCCGTCCTTTCAGGCTTGGCAGCGTCCCGCTGCCGATCGCGCTATGCTTCGTCGACATCAGACACCTTCCCCATCGAATGCATACGCACCAAGATTGAAATGAAAAAGATCGGCTTTCTCTCATTCGGCCACTGGGCCAATTCCCCGCACTCGAACGCACGTTCGGCATCGGATGTCCTGCTGCAATCCATCGAACTCGCGGTGGCCGCCGAGGAACTCGGCGCGGATGGCGCGTATTTTCGCGTTCATCATTTCGCCCGCCAGCTCGCGTCGCCGTTTCCGCTGCTTGCTGCCGTCGGCGCCAGAACCAGCAGGATCGAGATCGGCACTGCTGTAATCGACATGCGCTACGAAAACCCGCTCTATATGGCCGAAGACGCCGGCGCAGCCGATCTGATCGCGGGCGGACGGCTGCAGCTTGGCATCAGTCGAGGCTCCGGCGAACAGGTGATCGACGGCTGGCGCTATTTCGGTTACGCGCCGCAGGAAGGCGAAACGCATGCCGATCTGGCGCGGCGCCATACCGAGGTGTTTTACGAGGTGTTGCGCGGCGAAGGTTTTGCTCAACCGAATCCGCGGCCGATGTTTGCGAATCCGCCGGGCCTGCTGCGCGTAGAGCCGCATTCCGAAGGCCTGCGCGAACGGATCTGGTGGGGCTCGGGCTCCGACGCCACGGCGGTCTGGGCGGCCACGATGGGGATGAACCTGCAATGTTCGACACTGAAGAACGACGAGTCAGGCCGCCCTCTGCACATTCAGCAGGCAGAGCAGATCCACGCTTACCGGCAGGCGTGGAAGGAAGCTGGCCATCATCGGGAACCGCGCGTGTCAGTCAGCCGCAGTATTTTCGCTTTGATGAACGATCAGGATCGCATGTATTTTGGGCGCGATTCCCATAGCGAGGACACCGTGGGTCTGCTGGACGAGAACATCCGCGCAATTTTCGGCCGCACCTACGCGGCAGAGCCCGACAGGCTCGTCGAGCTGCTTGCAAAGGACGAGGCGATTGCGCAAGCCGATACGTTGCTTCTGACCGTGCCCAATCAGTTGGGTGTCGAGTATTGCGCCCATGTGATCGGCTCGATTTTGACGCATGTCGCGCCAGCGCTCGGATGGCGATAGATGCGGATGTTGCGGCTTGGCTGGTAGGTCTTGCATTCGCTCGTATGCGTCCTCAAGCCCCCGTACCAAACTCCCCCCTAACCCCGCCGTCTCGGCGGCGGCCGCCGCGTTTTCCAGAAGATTAACGGATATGTTAAACATGGCGAAAATTCGCTAATTTAGGCTGTCATCTGATTGGAAATGGCCCGCGTCGGTCATGGCCGTTTATGGAAAGAAGCCGCTAACTCGAAGCCTGAGATTCCGCTGTTGGTCGCGCGAAGCCTCATATGGAGTGCAGATACGACACTTCTCAATGTGGCGTCACTGCGCGCATGGTGACTTCTGGTTACTATCGGCAGCCGTACCCGTTGCAGCACCGGCGCGGCCGGCGGCACGCCAGTCGTCTTCACTCTTCACACGAGACTTCGGCCTGTCGGCGGCCGATCTCGCGTCGTTGACGCGCGCATTGGCTCGTCCATCTCCGGAGGGATCGTATGCTTCGAAAGCTTCGTAGCCGCATGCTTCAGTCAGCCGCGACCATCGAGCGTCTCGGCACCCCGTGGTTCCTGCTCGCGACGCGCCTCTGGATCGGCCAGGTCGTATTCGCGCATCAGATCATGGGCATGGTCGAGAGCGAATCGCACGGACTGTTGCATGCCGTGCTTCCCGTTCCTTCGAGCCTCGATGTGGCCCTGCGCGCAGCCGTGCCTTTATTGCTTTCGCTTGGACTGCTGACGCGCCCTCTCGCGCTGGCCTTACTGGCGGGCGCATTGACGACGGTCATGGGAAACGCGCAAGGCATCGTGTCGCCGTTGCTGATCTGGCTTGTCGTCGCGGGTCCGGGTACGTTTTCGCTCGACGCGCTGCTAGGCCGTGGCACGCCTTTCGCGCCGCTCGGTCCGCTCGCCTCGCTGCGGATGGTCAGGGCAGGCTATCAGGCATTCAGCCTCTATCTGACACCGGTGTTGCTGTTCGCTGCACGAATCGGCCTGGCCGTTGCGCTCGCCCTTCCCTTCCGCCAAGTCCTTGTCCCGGCCGATATGCCGATGCCGGCGTCCTTCACGATGCCGTTCGACATTCCCGCGTGGGCCGCGATCGCGCTTGCGGGCGCGTTGGCGCTCGGTTGCGCGACACGCCTTGCCGCGGCGATCTGTGCGGGGCTGATCCCGCTCGCGGGTATCGCGATGGCCCTCGACGAACGGCTTGCCGTGCTGCTCCTGCTGCTCGGCCTCATGTGCGGCGGCGCCGGCATGCTGTCGGTCGACGGACTGCTCGCCAAATGGACGATCCTTGACACCGATGATCAGGATCGCGATGGCGGGCATCGTCCGCGCGTGGTCGTGGTGGGCGGCGGCTTTGCCGGCGTATCGACCGTTTATGGCTTACGCAATTCGCGCTGCGACATCACGCTGATCGACCAGCGCAACTATCACCTGTTCCAGCCGTTGCTTTATCAGACCGCAACGGCCGCGCTCTCCGCAACCGAAATCGCGACGCCGATCCGCAGCCTCTTCAGGGGACAACGCAACGTGCGCATCCTGCTCGGTAAAGTGAACGGCATCGATACGGCGGCAAGAGAAGTCGTGATCGGCGAGAACAGGGAAAGGTACGACTATCTGGTGCTGGCCACGGGCGCACGCCATAGCTATTTCGGCAAGGATGCATGGGCGCCCTACGCGCCCGGACTCAAGACCGTCGAAGATGCCACTTCGATCAGAAGCCGCCTTCTGAAAGCGTTCGAAGCAGCGGAGAGCACGGCGGACGAAACCGCGCGTACTGCGTGGCTGACTTTCGTGATCGTGGGCGGCGGACCGACTGGAATCGAACTCGCAGGCGCAATCGCCGAACTTGCGCGGCATGGCATGGACCAGGAATATCACGCGATCGATCCTTCCACCTCGCGCGTGATCCTGCTGCATGCCGGGCCACGCGTGCTGCCGACGTTTCACGCATCGCTGTCGGCAGTCGCCGAGCGTTCGCTGCGCAGCCTCGGCGTGGACGTGCGCCTCGAAACCAGGGTGCTCGGCGTGGACGAAACAGGCGTCGACGTGGGGCCATACCGGATCGCATCGCGTACCGTGCTGTGGGCCGCCGGTGTGGCGGCGTCCCCCGCGGCGAAGTGGCTCGGCCAGGCGGAAGACGGTGCCGGCCGGGTCAAGGTCGGCGACGATCTTTCCGTGCCGTCGCACGACAGGATCTATGCAATCGGCGACACGGCATCGAGCACGGGATGGCGAGGCGCGCCTGTCCCTGGCCTTGCGCCCGCGGCCAAGCAGCAGGGCCAATACGTGGCCCGCGTGATCGACGCGCATCTCTCGGGGCGCGCCGCACCGCCAGCATTCCAGTACCGTCACTTCGGCAGCCTAGCGACGATAGGCAGGCAAGCAGCAGTCGTCGAAATCGGCAGACTGCGGCTATCGGGCGGGCTTGCGTGGTGGCTCTGGGGCGTCGCACACATCATGTTTCTGGCGGGCGGACGAAACCGCACGGCGGTCGCGGTCGACTGGCTTTGGGCTTATCTTACGTACCGCCGCAGCACCCGGCTCATCACGGAGGCGGTTCAATCCAGCAGCAATTAATGCGCGCCATGCTTTCCGTGAGGAACGGCGCAAGCTCTATAACCGGTTGCAGCCGCGGAAAACCGGCATTCGACTCGCTGTCGGTTTTCGCATCGATCCCGCACGCGCGCGCCCGACAAACTCGCGCCCGCCGGCATCACGTCCGACGCTGACGCGATGACCACGCTTTAGAAGCCTTTCTGGCCAATACAAAAGGCGGCTCTCGTGCACGCATCATGCGCCTCTCATGAACACGCGCTCACGTCGCGGACCCTATCATGGGTTGAAACCGAACCTGCCTGAACCGGACCGATGCCACGCTCGGCAAGCGCTGCATCGCGTTCTCCCGAAACACATCTTCGATGGAAGTGTGCATGAACAACATCGTCACATCGAGCGCGTGGCGCGTTAACTATCCATATCCTGCCGACTTCAATTTCGACTACTCGCGGCTTTTGAGCGATACGCAGCACGCCGGTATCGCGAAGAACACGCAACCTGGCTTGCGCGTCGCGATCATCGGCGCGGGCATCGCCGGACTGACCGCTGCGCACGAACTGTTCCGCTGCGGAGTGACGAACCTCGATATTTACGAGGCATCCGAACGCGTCGGCGGACGGTTGCGCTCACAACCGGTTGATGGACAGCACACGGTATTCGAACTCGGTGCGATGCGCATTCCGATGTTCACACAACCAACAGGCCCGGCGGCAGCCTCTGCGCAATATATGCAGCGCTTCGACCTGAGCTCGCAGCCTTTTCCAACCGCCGACGCCGCCGATGTATCGTTTGGCGTCTTCTCGGAACAAACATCGTCGTTCAGTCTCAAGCCGCGCAGCGAGGCATTACCGCTCGCGCCTGAAGTCGAAGCCCTGCAACAAAAATGGCTGGCGTTCGCATCGCGCGTCGTGACGGCAGTGCGGGCCTCGTTCGGCACACCTCAGTGGCCGGCCCTGTGGCACGCGATCGAGCAACGCTACTGGCGCGACAGCTTTCGCAACGTCCTGTTGACGCCGGCGCGCGTCGAAGATAATCGAGGCGCCAACGGCGACTTCGGCGGCGCGGGCATGAACGAACAGGAGCTTTGCGTGATCGAGCGAGCCGGCATCGGCAATGGCCCGTGGGCCGCCTATCTCGACTTTTCGTCGATGCTCATCTTCCGCATGATCTTCTTCGGTTTCTTCGACGACCTGCGATTGATTCAGGGCCGCTTCGACGCCGATGGCGATTACGCCGGCGGACCTCATGCCGGCGACACGTCGCTCACCGATAGCCTCGGTCATCCGCTGGCCGCGCCGCGGTATCTTGGCGTGCAGTCGATCGCCGAAGCGATGCTGTACTGTCCCGTGCAAAGCGCGCACGCCGCTGCGATCTCCCTTTACGATGCATCGCGCGACAGCCGGTACCACGTCAGGCTCTACACGCGCAGTCCGGTCGAATCGGTGCTGCGTATCGATGACGAAGTGCATATCGATTGCGGATCGCATCGGCGCGGTTACGACGCCGTGCTCATCACTGCGCCGATGGCCGGCAACCGCTGCGCGATCCGGATGACCGGCTTCACCGACGCGGACTTGCCGCCCGAAGTCGTTGGCGCCGATCGCATGTCCGAATGGCTCGCGAGTTCAAAAGTATTTGTCGCTTTGAAAGCACGGTATTGGGAGCAATCCGCCATTCCTCAACTGATCGCGTCCGACAATTTTCTGGAGACGACTTACGGGTATGCCGTCGATACGCCACGCCTTTCGGATCCGGGTGTACTTCTGTTGAGCTACACGTGGGACAAGTTGTCTGAAGGTCTGTTAAGCGAGACCAATGACAGCGCGCTTGTATCGCATTGCATCGCCACGCTTGACCGCATGCTTGCGCAAAGCGGCGTCGCCGGGAAAATTTCCGACTATGTCGATGAAACGCAGACGGCGGTAATTCACTGGAGTAGACGGCCGACAATACGCGGCGCGGCACGCGTGTATCGGGCGGGAATTGCGCAGCCGAATCGCGCCCTCCTGCGCTATAACGAGACGCATAGCGCGAAGTCGAAGCTATATCTCGCGGGGGAAGCGTATGCGAGCGACGGAGGCTGGGTCGAGTCCGCGATGCGAATGTCGCTCGATGCGGTATTGCACCTGCTGAACAATCACGGCGCCACCTTCTCCGGCGGTTTCGCATTCGATTCGGCGTATCCGCGTCGAACAACATAGCACGGGGCTTGCGCGTAATGTCGACCTCCTCGGGAGAATGAGCGCATTGCTCCATGCGCCATCCGCCTGTCGCGCCGACCCGGCAGTCACGGCCAGAATCGAACAGGTCGTAGCGGTCCCTGTTCCATCCCGCCGTACATTCAAACAAAAAGGCCCTGGTTTCGCGCGCGAGAAGCTCACGCAGAACCCAGGGCCCGCATCACACCGTGCCAGGTCGCAGGGAGCGGCATCGAGAGCCGCCCCGAGGTGCATTACGCGATCGCGTCGATCACGCGATTCATCGTCGAACTCGGCCGCATCGCCTTGCTCGTGAGATCGGTGTTCGGACGATAGTAGCCACCGATATTCACCGGCTTGCCTTGCGCCGCCCCCAGTTCTTCGACGATGCGCGCCTCGTTCTGCGCCAGCGCGGCCGCCACGCCCTTGAATTGCGCGCTCAGTTGCGCGTCTTCGGTCTGATTCGCCAATGCCTCGGCCCAATAGAGGCTCAGGTAGAAGTGGCTGCCGCGATTGTCGATGCCGCCGACCTTACGCGCGGGCGACCGGTTCAGGTCGAGCAGCTTGCCCGTGGCCTCGTCGAGCGTCGTCGCCAGCACCTTGGCCTTCGCATTGCCGTATGCGTTGCTCAGATGCTCGAGCGATGCCGCCAGCGCAAGAAACTCGCCGAGCGAATCCCAACGCAGGAAGCCTTCCTGCACCAGTTGCTGGACGTGCTTCGGCGCCGAGCCGCCCGCGCCCGTTTCGAACATGCCGCCGCCCGCCATGAGCGGCACGATCGACAGCATCTTCGCACTCGTACCGAGTTCCATGATCGGAAACAGGTCCGTCAGGTAATCGCGCAGCACGTTGCCGGTCACCGAAATCGTGTCCTTGCCCGCGCGGATGCGCTCGAGCGAAAAACGCGTCGCGTCGACCGGCGCCAGCACACGGATATCGAGGCCGCTCACATCGTGCTGCTGGAGGTAGGTCTCGACCTTTTTGATCAGTTGCGCATCGTGAGCGCGCTTTGCGTCGAGCCAGAACACCGCCGGCGTATGCGAAGCACGCGCGCGGGTCACCGCGAGCTTGACCCAGTCCTGCACGGCCGCGTCCTTGGTCTGGCACATGCGCCAGATATCGCCGGCTTCGACCGTGTGTTCGAGCAGCACGTTGCCGGCCGCGTCGGTCACGCGCACCACGCCATCGGCCGCGATCTGGAAGGTCTTGTCGTGCGAGCCGTATTCCTCGGCCGCCTGCGCCATCAGGCCCACGTTCGGTACGCTGCCCATCGTGACCGGGTCGAACGGGCCATGACGCTTGCAGTCCTCGATCGTCGCCTGGTAGACGCCGGCATAGCAGCGGTCCGGGACCACCGCCTTCGCGTCGTGAAGCGCGCCGTCCGCGCCCCACATCTTGCCCGACTCGCGAATCATGGCCGGCATCGATGCGTCGATGATCACGTCGCTCGGCACATGCAGATTCGTAATGCCCTTGTCCGAATTGACCATCGCGAGCGGCGGGCGCTGCGCGTACTGCGCGGCGATATCGGCTTCGATCGCGTCGCGCGTGCTCGCCGGCAGATCGCCGAGGCGCGCGTAAAGATCGCCGATACCGTTGTTCGGATTGAAGCCCGCCGCCGCCAGCGTATCGGCGTGTTTCGCCAGCACGTCTTTATAGAAGGCCGACACGACTTCGCCGAACAGAATCGGGTCCGAGACCTTCATCATGGTCGCCTTGAGGTGCACGGAGAACAGCACGCCCTGCTGTTTCGCATCGGCGATCTGCGCCTCGAGGAACGCGCGCAGCGCCTTGCGGCTCATCACGGACGCGTCGATGATCTCGCCGGCGCGCACCGCCACCTTCTCTTTCAGCATTGTCTTCGCGCCGTCGGCCGCCGTCAGTTCGATCCTGACGCTGCCTGCCTCGCCGATCAGCGCCGACTTCTCGCTGCCGTAGAAGTCGCCGTGGCTCATGCTCGACACGTGCGTTTTCGATTCCGCGCTCCACGCGCCCATCTTGTGCGGATGCTTGCGCGCATAATTTTTCACCGACAAAGGCGCGCGGCGGTCCGAATTGCCCTCGCGCAGCACCGGATTCACCGCGCTGCCTTTGATCTTGTCGTAGCGCGCCTTGATGTCCTTTTCCGCATCGGTTTTGGCCACGTCGGGATACGACGGCAGCTTGTAGCCGAGATCGCGCAGTTCCGTGATCGCGTCTTTCAACTGCGGCACCGATGCGCTGATGTTCGGCAGTTTGATGATGTTCGCTTCGGGACGCGTGGTGAGTTCGCCCAGTTCCGCCAGATCGTCGGCACCCTTCTGCTCGGCTTTCAGATAGTCTGGAAACGCTGCGATGATGCGGCCGGCAAGCGAGATGTCGCGGGTTTCGACCGTAATGCCCGACGATCGCGTAAAGGCTTTGACGATCGGCAGCAGCGAATAGGTGGCGAGCGCGGGGGCTTCATCGGTGAGGGTGTAGATAATCTTCGGCGGCGTGGACATATCGATTCAGCGTTTACACAAAAGGGTGAAACCGGCGATATTAGTTGATCTGGGCGGATCCTGCAGCGTTATCTCCGCCCGCAACTGCGCGATGCACCGCCGTGGTGAATCGCGCCCCGGTTTGTTTCCCGTGCCGAAATACCCCGAAAATGTCCAGAAATGCCGTCGAAAATGCGCGTGCAAATACTGCCGATTGATACGTGCGCGCTAGGCCAGTTCTTCGGTCACCACCGGCGTCTTCACCGGCGAGAGCTTGATGCCCTTGGCTAGCCGATGCGACGGCGCTTCGACCAGCAGATAAAAGATGTACGCGTAGACCAGCGTCAGGATCGCGGTGAATAGCCATCCTGAACGCGTGTATTCGTCGACCGCGGGCACGTAACGCTTCACGGCTTCGAGCACGCTCGGGTGGACCAGATACAGCGAGTAGCTGAATGCGCCGGCCGCCACGAGCAATGGCGAAGCGGCGCGGTTCTTGTGATAAGCGATCTCTGCGCGAATCCAGAAATACGCCACGCCGCCGACGTACATCATGCTGACGACTTTCGAAACACCCATATGAAACAGCAGGAATTCGCTGATCCACATCGTGAGCCACGCGCTGATGCGCCACGCCCAGATCGCCCACGTACTTGCCAACGGTTCTAATGCCGGCGCCTTTTCAGCGAGCATGCATCCGCTGATCCAGACGGGAAACAGGATCAACGCCGTTGCGATCGGACCGATGTCGGACCATTCAGCCGCGCGGCGAAATATATCGGAAAGCACGATGCTCGTCGCAATCGTGACG
The nucleotide sequence above comes from Paraburkholderia sp. SOS3. Encoded proteins:
- a CDS encoding IS3 family transposase; protein product: MYSYEDRIRAVKLYLKLGKRLTATVRQLGYPTTKSLERWYHTYERCLDLPKERICLRPRYSEEQKKAATDHYMSHGQCLAATTKALGYPGRGTLVAWLDELHPERTKRVLGKASGIRHTPERRRTAVIDLCTRRESAEEVAKKIGVSRPTLYNWRNRLLGQEVASIMIRRNDPPESSEKATLEQQVESLRRDIRKLQIEHDILKKANEIIKKGLGVDPQLLTNREKTMLVDALKQTYTLPELFAELGLARSSYFYHRARIQTADKYARVRLAIADIFELNHRCYGYRRVRAALGRQKVFISEKVVRRLMKQEQLSAATTRRRRYGSYAGEIGPAPENLINRDFRAAAPNEKWLTDITEFQIPAGKVYLAPVIDCFDGLVISWSISTRPDAELVNTMLDAAIDAIGSSSSRPVVHSDRGAHYRWPGWLTRIREANLIRSMSRKGCSPDNAACEGFFGRLKTELFYSRDWQTVSTDQFIEVVDSYIRWYNEKRIKISLGALSPIEYRESLGLTT
- a CDS encoding LLM class flavin-dependent oxidoreductase, with the protein product MVTGIGHSVMSGSGQVRMSVLSGLAASRCRSRYASSTSDTFPIECIRTKIEMKKIGFLSFGHWANSPHSNARSASDVLLQSIELAVAAEELGADGAYFRVHHFARQLASPFPLLAAVGARTSRIEIGTAVIDMRYENPLYMAEDAGAADLIAGGRLQLGISRGSGEQVIDGWRYFGYAPQEGETHADLARRHTEVFYEVLRGEGFAQPNPRPMFANPPGLLRVEPHSEGLRERIWWGSGSDATAVWAATMGMNLQCSTLKNDESGRPLHIQQAEQIHAYRQAWKEAGHHREPRVSVSRSIFALMNDQDRMYFGRDSHSEDTVGLLDENIRAIFGRTYAAEPDRLVELLAKDEAIAQADTLLLTVPNQLGVEYCAHVIGSILTHVAPALGWR
- a CDS encoding flavin monoamine oxidase family protein produces the protein MNNIVTSSAWRVNYPYPADFNFDYSRLLSDTQHAGIAKNTQPGLRVAIIGAGIAGLTAAHELFRCGVTNLDIYEASERVGGRLRSQPVDGQHTVFELGAMRIPMFTQPTGPAAASAQYMQRFDLSSQPFPTADAADVSFGVFSEQTSSFSLKPRSEALPLAPEVEALQQKWLAFASRVVTAVRASFGTPQWPALWHAIEQRYWRDSFRNVLLTPARVEDNRGANGDFGGAGMNEQELCVIERAGIGNGPWAAYLDFSSMLIFRMIFFGFFDDLRLIQGRFDADGDYAGGPHAGDTSLTDSLGHPLAAPRYLGVQSIAEAMLYCPVQSAHAAAISLYDASRDSRYHVRLYTRSPVESVLRIDDEVHIDCGSHRRGYDAVLITAPMAGNRCAIRMTGFTDADLPPEVVGADRMSEWLASSKVFVALKARYWEQSAIPQLIASDNFLETTYGYAVDTPRLSDPGVLLLSYTWDKLSEGLLSETNDSALVSHCIATLDRMLAQSGVAGKISDYVDETQTAVIHWSRRPTIRGAARVYRAGIAQPNRALLRYNETHSAKSKLYLAGEAYASDGGWVESAMRMSLDAVLHLLNNHGATFSGGFAFDSAYPRRTT
- a CDS encoding oxidoreductase → MTRLKCSRIALIGPGAIGTTVAAALHEVGRTPALFGRTAHERLVLHFEGGSISVPGPVKTDPADVAHEFDLVFVAVKSTQIETAAPWLAALCSEKTVVCVLQNGVEQQALFAPHVPGCPVLPSVVWFPAQREPDASVWLRAEPRITLPDTPHTGLVLAALRDTRCAVDVAADFTSLTWRKLLQNAVAGLMVLTGRRSGMFSRADITALSLAYLRECLAVARAQGATLDDDVAQQIVDAFHRSPADLGTSILADRKAGRPLEWDSRNAVVQRRARLHGIATPISDFVVPLLAAASDGPG
- a CDS encoding NAD(P)/FAD-dependent oxidoreductase, with the translated sequence MLRKLRSRMLQSAATIERLGTPWFLLATRLWIGQVVFAHQIMGMVESESHGLLHAVLPVPSSLDVALRAAVPLLLSLGLLTRPLALALLAGALTTVMGNAQGIVSPLLIWLVVAGPGTFSLDALLGRGTPFAPLGPLASLRMVRAGYQAFSLYLTPVLLFAARIGLAVALALPFRQVLVPADMPMPASFTMPFDIPAWAAIALAGALALGCATRLAAAICAGLIPLAGIAMALDERLAVLLLLLGLMCGGAGMLSVDGLLAKWTILDTDDQDRDGGHRPRVVVVGGGFAGVSTVYGLRNSRCDITLIDQRNYHLFQPLLYQTATAALSATEIATPIRSLFRGQRNVRILLGKVNGIDTAAREVVIGENRERYDYLVLATGARHSYFGKDAWAPYAPGLKTVEDATSIRSRLLKAFEAAESTADETARTAWLTFVIVGGGPTGIELAGAIAELARHGMDQEYHAIDPSTSRVILLHAGPRVLPTFHASLSAVAERSLRSLGVDVRLETRVLGVDETGVDVGPYRIASRTVLWAAGVAASPAAKWLGQAEDGAGRVKVGDDLSVPSHDRIYAIGDTASSTGWRGAPVPGLAPAAKQQGQYVARVIDAHLSGRAAPPAFQYRHFGSLATIGRQAAVVEIGRLRLSGGLAWWLWGVAHIMFLAGGRNRTAVAVDWLWAYLTYRRSTRLITEAVQSSSN